The following are encoded together in the Equus quagga isolate Etosha38 chromosome 1, UCLA_HA_Equagga_1.0, whole genome shotgun sequence genome:
- the LOC124245970 gene encoding 40S ribosomal protein SA-like, with protein sequence MSGALDVLQMKEEDVLKFLAAGTHLGGTNLDFQMEQYIYKRKSDGIYIINLKRTWEKLLLAARAIVAIENPADVSVISSRNTGQQAVLKFAAATGATPIAGRFTPGAFTNQIQAAFREPRLLVVTDPRADHQPLTEASYVNLPTIALCNTDSPLRYVDIAIPCNNKGAHSVGLMWWMLAREVLRMRGTISREHPWEVMPDLYFYRDPEEIEKEEQAAAEKAVTKEEFQGEWTAPAPEFTATQPEVADWSEGVQVPSVPIQQFPTEDWSVQPATEDWSAAPTAQATEWVGTTTEWS encoded by the coding sequence ATGTCCGGAGCCCTTGACGTCCTgcaaatgaaggaggaggatgtCCTCAAATTCCTTGCAGCAGGAACCCACTTAGGTGGCACCAACCTTGACTTCCAGATGGAACAGTACATctacaaaaggaaaagtgatgGCATCTACATCATAAATTTGAAGAGAACCTGGGAGAAGCTGCTGCTGGCAGCTCGTGCCATTGTTGCCATTGAAAACCCAGCTGACGTCAGTGTCATATCCTCCAGGAATACTGGCCAGCAAGCTGTGCTGAAGTTTGCTGCTGCCACTGGAGCCACTCCTATTGCTGGCCGCTTCACTCCTGGAGCGTTCACTAACCAGATCCAGGCAGCCTTCCGGGAACCGAGACTTCTGGTGGTAACTGATCCCAGGGCTGACCACCAGCCTCTCACAGAGGCGTCCTATGTTAACCTGCCTACCATTGCTCTGTGTAACACAGACTCTCCCCTGCGCTATGTGGACATCGCCATCCCATGCAACAATAAGGGAGCTCACTCTGTGGGTCTGATGTGGTGGATGCTTGCCCGGGAAGTTCTGCGCATGCGGGGTACCATCTCCCGTGAACACCCATGGGAGGTCATGCCTGATCTCTACTTCTACAGAGATCCTGaagagattgaaaaggaagagcagGCTGCTGCTGAAAAGGCTGTGACCAAGGAGGAATTTCAGGGTGAATGGACTGCTCCTGCTCCTGAGTTCACTGCTACTCAACCTGAGGTTGCAGACTGGTCTGAAGGCGTGCAGGTGCCCTCTGTGCCTATTCAGCAGTTCCCTACTGAAGACTGGAGTGTTCAGCCTGCCACTGAAGACTGGTCTGCAGCTCCCACTGCTCAGGCCACTGAGTGGGTAGGAACAACCACTGAGTGGTCTTAA